A single window of Vespula pensylvanica isolate Volc-1 chromosome 23, ASM1446617v1, whole genome shotgun sequence DNA harbors:
- the LOC122636774 gene encoding uncharacterized protein LOC122636774, which yields MARRNRRKTRKLMQKHVRRKWPKPMRIAALIVSAIQDLRETKGSTTKKIIAYIRCASDLPEKRVKRQVKAALRRGVEYGILRRYRGHYFLPIGDEVDRANRIAVRFARLPSPPRPSAKSRNVGLRKTPATRDRKKGRRRFANRSGNTVAEGKSPRKSRSLPFSTTTTTTATSFVGIPEANDISAE from the exons ATGGCGcggagaaatagaaggaaaactAGAAAGTTGATGCAAAAACACGTTAGAAGAAAATGGCCGAAGCCGATGAGAATAGCGGCTCTTATCGTATCAGCGATTCAAGATCTTCGAGAGACGAAAGGATCTACAACGAAGAAGATCATAGCTTACATTAGATGTGCTTCCGATTTGCCTGAAAAACGTGTTAAGAGACAG GTTAAGGCGGCATTAAGACGTGGCGTAGAATATGGAATTCTACGAAGATATCGAGGACACTATTTTCTGCCTATCGGCGACGAGGTGGATCGAGCGAATCGAATAGCAGTTAGATTTGCCAGACTGCCATCGCCTCCGAGACCATCCGCAAAATCGAGAAACGTTGGCCTTCGCAAAACGCCAGCCACGAGGGATCGTAAGAAAGGGCGGAGACGATTCGCTAACAGAAGTGGAAATACTGTTGCCGAGGGCAAAAGCCCAAGAAAGTCACGTTCCCTTCCCTTctcaacgacaacgacaacgacggcgACGAGCTTCGTGGGAATACCGGAAGCCAACGACATTTCTGCCGAATAA